The following proteins come from a genomic window of Corynebacterium falsenii:
- a CDS encoding alpha-(1->6)-mannopyranosyltransferase A — protein sequence MISNKLRGATYRSGIIIGLVGSIIIMLCSHAVGAIRARGGIMQGLGLTSLTFGHAAGMLLTVMWVGVAGLLVSWIIVGGRILRFGEHLRPSAVAAWIGPLVFAGPLMSRDVYSYLMQGTLTRDGFNPYHDGAASNPGPLLYEVSPDWRNTTTPYGPLHLGIGDAITSITGDNITAGVLAYKALSLISVGIMAWAVVQLARHFGARPAVALWLGVFNPLSIIHLIGGMHNENIMMACVLVAIVLTVKYRPAWGFAGAALIGVGVAIKATAFIALPFMVWMMVSRFGGNRFFTLLWTGVVSVVAMLASLAGLTVVTSQTWGWVAEVTGNTKVINPLALPSFIASTLAPVLSRFNDDITFNAILAVVRPATAIAMVIAMVPVWLIYRKDEITALKGMTIAYLVTCVLNSVTLPWYYTAPLALIALWAKDRRVIYVTAVLSMWMCMMFDGGGNNRLYELWWVIGLAVAIGWVVMVTLGYRPGLPPAKTDTWYLRCSASGEFIESPSPAPGASPREPGDHAGRLPDDLAENHRR from the coding sequence GTGATCTCCAACAAGCTGCGCGGTGCGACCTACCGGTCGGGCATCATCATTGGGCTGGTCGGAAGCATCATCATCATGCTGTGCTCGCACGCGGTGGGCGCGATCCGCGCGCGTGGCGGCATCATGCAGGGTTTGGGCCTGACCTCCCTGACCTTCGGCCACGCCGCGGGCATGCTGCTCACGGTGATGTGGGTGGGCGTGGCTGGTCTGCTGGTGAGCTGGATTATCGTCGGCGGCCGGATTCTTCGCTTCGGGGAGCACCTGCGGCCGTCCGCCGTGGCGGCGTGGATTGGTCCGCTCGTGTTCGCGGGACCACTGATGTCGCGGGACGTGTACTCGTACCTCATGCAGGGCACGTTGACGAGGGACGGCTTCAACCCGTACCACGACGGCGCGGCCTCTAACCCGGGCCCACTGTTGTACGAGGTCAGCCCGGATTGGCGCAACACCACGACCCCGTATGGACCGCTGCACCTCGGCATCGGCGATGCCATCACGTCCATCACGGGAGACAACATCACCGCGGGCGTGTTGGCCTACAAGGCACTGTCGCTGATTTCCGTGGGGATCATGGCGTGGGCCGTAGTGCAGCTCGCCCGCCATTTTGGCGCCCGGCCCGCCGTGGCGCTATGGCTCGGGGTGTTTAATCCGCTGAGCATCATTCACCTCATCGGCGGCATGCACAACGAGAACATCATGATGGCGTGCGTGCTGGTGGCGATTGTCCTGACGGTGAAATACCGCCCTGCGTGGGGCTTTGCGGGAGCAGCACTCATTGGCGTGGGCGTGGCCATCAAGGCCACGGCATTCATCGCGTTGCCCTTCATGGTATGGATGATGGTCTCGCGCTTCGGCGGCAACCGGTTTTTCACCTTGCTCTGGACCGGCGTGGTGTCCGTGGTGGCGATGCTCGCGAGCTTGGCGGGGCTGACCGTGGTGACGTCGCAAACATGGGGCTGGGTGGCCGAGGTCACCGGCAACACAAAGGTGATCAACCCCCTGGCACTGCCGTCGTTTATCGCATCGACGTTGGCGCCGGTGCTGTCCAGGTTTAACGACGACATCACGTTCAACGCGATTCTCGCCGTGGTGCGCCCCGCCACCGCCATCGCCATGGTGATCGCGATGGTGCCAGTGTGGCTGATCTACCGCAAGGACGAGATCACCGCGCTCAAGGGCATGACCATTGCCTACCTGGTCACGTGCGTGCTCAACTCCGTGACCCTGCCGTGGTACTACACGGCTCCCCTGGCGCTCATTGCGCTGTGGGCCAAGGATCGGCGCGTCATCTATGTCACTGCGGTGCTGTCGATGTGGATGTGCATGATGTTCGATGGCGGCGGCAACAACCGCCTCTACGAACTCTGGTGGGTCATTGGCCTCGCCGTGGCCATCGGATGGGTCGTCATGGTCACCCTGGGCTACCGGCCCGGGCTGCCACCGGCCAAGACGGACACGTGGTACCTGCGTTGCTCGGCCAGCGGCGAGTTTATAGAATCGCCATCGCCTGCGCCCGGCGCATCACCTCGCGAGCCAGGTGACCATGCAGGGCGTCTACCGGACGACCTGGCAGAGAATCATCGGCGGTGA
- the crtI gene encoding phytoene desaturase family protein — MPRHHLNLPRPLVPMTRPTVRERLAGPTDRVVIIGAGLAGLSAALRLRASGREVTVLEASDQVGGRCRTETLTSPAGTFEADTGATVLTMPGLIESAVSAVGIDPKGFQVNRLRPAYRAEFASGRYAEVFNDSSTMCEEIRRFAGTKNTPAQPLIDGYLAHRSWAQEVFQASFENFLAADFDGVADLFATPASATDLGMLASLGAFGRMGRIAHRHIGDAELERLFTFQALYAGAAPKKALAVYSVISHMDTTMGVFYPRHSMGEVPEFMASAAQAAGVDIRTNTPVSSATFADNRITGVITADGEQVLADAVIATPDLPVVGQMLAESGRSSQLVSHSAARRLWRRFAPLRWSPSAVVVHGLVSTTQAAAWSSQRHHTISFGEAWDETFKEITGSSLMSDPSMLITRPAMSAPTRRVGEYEPISVLAPAPNLQTAEIDWAAIQDHYVEDMLGVLEQRGFTGISDMSIARVDTPLTWRAQGFGAGTPFALAHTFTQTGPFRPRNAEAFGIDNLILAGSSTTPGVGVPTVILSGALAARRITGGGVR, encoded by the coding sequence ATGCCACGCCACCACCTCAATCTCCCCCGCCCGCTGGTTCCGATGACGCGCCCCACGGTGCGCGAACGCCTCGCCGGCCCCACCGACCGCGTCGTCATCATCGGCGCGGGCCTCGCCGGGTTGTCCGCTGCGTTGCGTCTCCGCGCCTCTGGGCGCGAGGTGACGGTCCTCGAGGCCAGCGACCAGGTCGGTGGCCGCTGCCGCACCGAAACACTCACCAGCCCCGCTGGCACATTCGAGGCAGATACCGGCGCCACGGTTCTCACGATGCCGGGGCTCATCGAGTCGGCCGTCTCCGCCGTGGGCATCGACCCCAAGGGCTTCCAGGTCAATCGCCTGCGCCCCGCCTACCGCGCAGAGTTCGCCAGCGGCCGCTACGCCGAGGTGTTCAACGACAGCAGCACCATGTGCGAGGAAATCCGCCGCTTCGCCGGGACCAAGAACACCCCGGCTCAACCGCTCATCGACGGCTACCTCGCCCACCGCAGCTGGGCCCAGGAAGTCTTCCAGGCCAGCTTTGAAAACTTCCTTGCAGCGGACTTCGATGGCGTAGCCGATCTGTTCGCCACTCCGGCCTCGGCCACCGATCTGGGCATGCTCGCCTCCCTCGGTGCTTTCGGCCGGATGGGCCGGATCGCTCATCGCCATATCGGCGACGCCGAACTCGAGCGCCTCTTCACCTTCCAAGCCCTCTACGCCGGCGCGGCGCCGAAGAAGGCCTTGGCGGTGTATTCGGTCATTTCCCACATGGACACGACGATGGGCGTGTTCTACCCCCGGCACAGCATGGGCGAGGTACCCGAATTCATGGCGTCGGCTGCGCAGGCTGCGGGCGTCGATATCAGGACAAACACGCCTGTGAGCAGCGCAACCTTCGCCGATAATCGGATCACCGGAGTGATCACGGCCGATGGTGAGCAGGTCCTCGCCGACGCGGTGATCGCCACCCCGGATCTGCCCGTCGTGGGGCAGATGCTGGCGGAATCGGGCCGGTCGAGCCAGCTCGTCTCGCACTCCGCCGCGCGTAGGTTGTGGCGGCGTTTCGCTCCCCTGCGCTGGTCGCCGTCCGCGGTGGTTGTCCATGGTTTGGTCTCGACGACACAAGCGGCAGCGTGGTCGTCACAGCGCCACCACACCATCAGTTTCGGCGAGGCATGGGACGAGACCTTCAAGGAAATCACCGGCTCGTCGCTGATGTCCGACCCGTCGATGCTCATCACCCGCCCTGCTATGAGCGCACCGACCCGCCGAGTGGGCGAGTACGAACCCATCAGTGTGCTGGCCCCCGCCCCGAACCTGCAGACTGCAGAGATCGATTGGGCGGCGATTCAGGACCACTACGTGGAGGACATGCTGGGTGTGCTGGAACAGCGTGGCTTTACGGGGATCTCCGACATGTCGATCGCCCGGGTAGACACGCCGCTGACGTGGCGGGCGCAAGGCTTCGGCGCGGGTACGCCGTTCGCACTGGCGCATACGTTCACGCAGACGGGGCCGTTCCGCCCGCGCAACGCGGAGGCCTTCGGCATCGACAACCTCATCTTGGCCGGTTCCTCCACCACCCCGGGCGTGGGCGTGCCGACCGTCATCCTCTCGGGCGCGCTGGCCGCGCGGCGAATCACCGGCGGTGGCGTGCGGTGA
- a CDS encoding polyprenyl synthetase family protein: MNAPWHMNSSLRDVPDAVNARLDDYLTSSAEEFGHINPAVDTAIDILRGFILNGGKRVRPTFAWAGVRAGLSHTNPDAELPAASSLLTAISALEFIQACALIHDDIIDASDTRRGHPTAHRSFEAEHRENSWHGSAEHYGVSQAILCGDLAFSWADDMFNGAGLPASALERTRPAWRAMRTEVIAGQILDVAVEANGSEDVADSMSVITYKTASYTVARPLHIGAALVGADRQTIDLLRGIGHDIGVAFQLRDDQLGVFGDPAVTGKPAGDDLRSGKRTTLINYALSTNDSAAATRLRAGLGDPNANVDELKSIIVDTGADQRVENLIAKHSTRAIDAIHSADFDPDITNELAALAEKLTHRSF; the protein is encoded by the coding sequence ATGAATGCGCCCTGGCACATGAACTCCTCCCTTCGCGACGTCCCGGACGCGGTGAACGCGCGACTCGATGACTACCTCACCAGCTCAGCTGAGGAATTCGGGCACATCAACCCGGCAGTCGACACGGCCATTGACATCCTGCGAGGGTTCATCCTCAACGGGGGTAAGCGGGTGCGCCCCACCTTCGCCTGGGCCGGCGTGCGAGCCGGGCTCAGCCACACAAACCCAGACGCGGAACTCCCCGCCGCCAGCTCCCTGCTCACCGCTATCAGCGCCTTAGAGTTCATCCAGGCCTGCGCCCTCATACACGATGACATCATTGACGCCTCCGACACCCGGCGCGGCCACCCCACCGCGCACCGGTCGTTCGAGGCCGAGCACCGGGAGAATTCCTGGCACGGTTCCGCCGAACACTACGGCGTATCGCAAGCCATCCTCTGCGGCGACCTCGCGTTTTCCTGGGCGGACGACATGTTCAACGGCGCCGGCCTGCCCGCCTCCGCCCTGGAGCGCACCCGCCCGGCATGGCGCGCCATGCGCACCGAAGTCATCGCCGGACAGATCCTCGATGTCGCCGTGGAGGCCAACGGCAGCGAGGATGTGGCCGATTCCATGTCGGTCATCACGTACAAGACGGCCTCGTACACGGTCGCGCGACCCTTGCACATCGGCGCGGCCCTGGTCGGCGCCGATCGACAGACCATCGACCTGCTCCGAGGCATCGGCCACGATATCGGCGTGGCTTTCCAGCTCCGCGACGACCAACTGGGAGTGTTCGGCGACCCGGCAGTCACGGGCAAGCCAGCCGGCGACGATCTGCGTTCCGGCAAGCGCACCACATTGATCAACTACGCGCTCAGCACCAACGACTCCGCAGCCGCCACCCGGCTCCGCGCAGGCCTGGGTGACCCGAATGCCAACGTGGACGAGCTCAAGAGCATCATCGTGGACACCGGCGCCGATCAGCGCGTGGAAAACCTCATCGCCAAGCACTCCACGCGGGCGATCGACGCTATCCACTCGGCGGACTTCGACCCAGATATCACCAACGAACTCGCTGCACTCGCCGAGAAGCTAACCCACCGGAGCTTTTAA
- the metF gene encoding methylenetetrahydrofolate reductase [NAD(P)H] has translation MTGMNRQIAVSQTLALNTPGRVPFSVEFMPPRDDAAEERLWNAAEAFHDLGVSFASVTYGAGGGTRERTLRVAERLATKPLTALVHMTLVNHTTEELQDMLRGYAERGLTNLLALRGDPPGDPNAPWVKTEGGLEYAKELIELVREMPECENFDIGIASFPEGHYRAPDLDADTAFTLEKLRAGAQYSITQMFFDIDHYLRLRDRLARADREHGSKPIIPGLMPITSLRSVRRQMELAGASLPSDLERRLLDAANGDEVKNKDAIREVGIEVTTEMAERLIAEGAPDLHFMTMNNVRATQEVLHNLGMAPAWGPDLGHDMVR, from the coding sequence ATGACTGGCATGAATAGGCAGATCGCTGTTTCGCAGACCCTGGCGCTGAACACCCCGGGTCGCGTGCCCTTTTCTGTGGAATTCATGCCGCCGCGTGACGATGCCGCTGAGGAGCGACTGTGGAATGCGGCCGAGGCCTTCCATGACCTTGGCGTGAGTTTTGCCTCGGTGACGTACGGAGCCGGTGGTGGCACCCGGGAGCGCACCCTGCGCGTTGCCGAGCGCCTGGCCACCAAGCCGTTGACCGCATTGGTGCACATGACGTTGGTGAATCACACCACCGAGGAGCTGCAGGACATGCTCCGCGGTTATGCCGAACGCGGCCTCACCAACCTGCTGGCGCTGCGTGGCGACCCGCCGGGTGACCCGAACGCGCCGTGGGTGAAGACTGAGGGCGGCCTGGAGTATGCCAAGGAACTTATTGAGCTGGTGCGCGAGATGCCGGAGTGTGAGAACTTCGATATCGGCATCGCCAGCTTCCCTGAAGGCCACTACCGTGCCCCAGACTTAGATGCCGATACCGCCTTCACCCTAGAAAAGCTGCGCGCCGGGGCGCAGTATTCGATTACGCAGATGTTCTTCGATATTGATCACTACCTGCGCCTGCGCGATCGCTTGGCCCGCGCGGATCGCGAGCATGGCTCGAAGCCGATCATTCCGGGGCTCATGCCCATCACCTCGCTTCGCAGTGTGCGTCGTCAGATGGAGTTGGCTGGGGCTAGCTTGCCATCCGATCTTGAGCGTCGACTCCTAGATGCCGCCAACGGTGACGAGGTGAAGAACAAGGATGCCATCCGCGAGGTCGGCATCGAGGTCACTACCGAGATGGCCGAGCGTCTCATCGCGGAGGGTGCTCCCGACCTGCACTTCATGACCATGAATAACGTACGCGCCACCCAGGAGGTGCTCCACAACCTCGGCATGGCCCCGGCGTGGGGACCGGACCTGGGCCACGACATGGTTCGCTAG
- a CDS encoding GNAT family N-acetyltransferase: MSIEQTTAFTVDTVPATNRDFVRRLDELVDVHLRAMDYPSSTRAQRASLWLHNSSYPDFTCAMAMLHSTAAPPDPSDSRQRCVGIAFTFRGTPETWWYRQVARGLAETEMTQLEISHTLTDYAELSEIHVQPNMQGQGIGRALFESLLPRIPQSTVMLSTPEVPGESNAAWRLYRRLGFTDVLRNFQFPADPRPFGILSRPVR; encoded by the coding sequence ATGAGCATCGAGCAGACCACAGCGTTCACGGTGGATACCGTCCCAGCGACTAATCGGGACTTTGTCCGCCGCCTGGACGAGCTCGTCGACGTGCACCTGCGGGCGATGGATTACCCAAGCAGCACGCGCGCCCAGCGCGCCTCACTGTGGCTCCATAATTCTTCCTACCCCGACTTCACCTGTGCCATGGCCATGCTCCACTCCACGGCAGCGCCACCGGACCCCAGCGACAGCCGGCAGCGCTGCGTGGGCATCGCCTTCACCTTCCGTGGCACCCCGGAAACGTGGTGGTACCGGCAAGTAGCCCGCGGACTCGCCGAGACCGAAATGACGCAATTGGAGATCTCGCACACCCTGACTGACTACGCGGAGCTGTCCGAAATCCACGTTCAGCCCAACATGCAGGGCCAGGGAATCGGGCGGGCCCTGTTCGAAAGCCTTCTGCCCCGTATCCCCCAAAGCACCGTGATGCTGTCCACGCCGGAAGTGCCCGGTGAGAGCAACGCGGCCTGGCGGCTTTACCGCAGGCTCGGGTTCACGGACGTGTTGCGCAATTTTCAGTTCCCCGCCGACCCACGCCCCTTCGGAATCCTGTCGCGACCCGTGCGCTAG
- a CDS encoding SAV_6107 family HEPN domain-containing protein, with the protein MAARKLSAEAYIANAEQQLAYAAAETRGPESLIYSYRAALRAAGALIEWGMRDRKRRPTGSAWAKLRKVQPEFSEWADVFEAHARLASRAGMGLESEISEVVVRALYTDAVNFLSEVRGTVYSLPDVA; encoded by the coding sequence ATGGCAGCTCGAAAGCTATCTGCCGAGGCGTATATCGCGAACGCGGAGCAGCAGCTGGCGTATGCCGCCGCGGAAACACGGGGGCCGGAATCGCTGATCTACTCCTACCGTGCCGCGCTGCGCGCAGCCGGCGCCCTGATTGAGTGGGGGATGCGAGACCGGAAGCGGAGGCCTACTGGAAGTGCGTGGGCTAAGTTGCGCAAAGTGCAACCGGAGTTCTCGGAGTGGGCAGACGTATTCGAAGCTCACGCCCGGCTTGCCAGCCGAGCGGGTATGGGATTGGAGTCAGAGATATCGGAAGTGGTCGTGAGGGCGCTGTACACGGATGCCGTCAACTTCCTCAGTGAAGTGAGGGGAACGGTTTATTCGCTACCAGACGTTGCCTAG
- a CDS encoding DUF3040 domain-containing protein, whose translation MALSEQEQKMLAEIEQALIAEDPRFAKRASKAESGGVSFNIRSVALIMLGLVGLIGGIALAQTSLWFVVLSVFGFIVMFVGGLMAFRGGAGGAVQRNAGKNKKKSPKSSPRQGGIGDKMEDSFRRRFER comes from the coding sequence GTGGCCCTTTCGGAGCAAGAACAAAAGATGCTCGCGGAGATCGAGCAGGCTCTGATCGCTGAGGATCCCCGCTTCGCCAAGCGAGCATCCAAGGCTGAATCAGGTGGCGTCTCATTCAACATCCGTTCTGTGGCGCTGATCATGCTGGGGCTCGTTGGCCTGATTGGCGGCATTGCTCTCGCGCAAACGTCCCTCTGGTTCGTTGTTCTGAGCGTATTCGGCTTCATTGTGATGTTCGTTGGCGGACTCATGGCCTTCAGGGGCGGAGCCGGTGGTGCTGTGCAGCGCAACGCAGGCAAGAACAAGAAGAAGTCCCCGAAGTCCTCGCCACGGCAAGGTGGGATTGGCGACAAGATGGAAGACAGCTTCCGTCGCCGCTTTGAGCGCTAA
- the mraZ gene encoding division/cell wall cluster transcriptional repressor MraZ: MFFGTFTPKLDDKGRLTLPAKFRDDLADGLMVVKGQDHSLAVYPRDEFLVRARKATATSRSNPKARAFLRNLAASADEQELDSQGRVSLSANHRTYAGLNKECVVIGNVDFIEIWDAQAWEAYSAKHEEDFSEADDEAFAEFL; this comes from the coding sequence ATGTTCTTCGGCACCTTCACTCCGAAGCTGGACGACAAGGGTCGCTTGACCCTGCCCGCCAAGTTCCGGGACGACCTGGCCGATGGCCTCATGGTCGTGAAGGGACAAGACCACAGCTTGGCTGTCTATCCCCGGGATGAATTCCTCGTCCGGGCGCGTAAGGCAACGGCCACCTCTCGGTCGAACCCCAAGGCGCGTGCGTTTCTGCGCAACCTCGCTGCCAGTGCCGATGAGCAGGAGCTCGACTCGCAAGGTCGCGTGTCCCTGTCCGCCAACCACCGCACCTACGCGGGGTTGAACAAGGAATGCGTGGTCATCGGCAACGTGGACTTCATTGAGATCTGGGATGCCCAGGCCTGGGAGGCTTACAGCGCCAAGCACGAGGAAGACTTCTCGGAGGCCGACGACGAAGCCTTCGCAGAGTTCCTCTAG
- the rsmH gene encoding 16S rRNA (cytosine(1402)-N(4))-methyltransferase RsmH: MEQQKEQHKEHGHTPVMRDRMVELIGRGMNGAAPVIVDGTLGAGGHSEAFLEAFPDAIVVGLDRDPNALAEAQERLARFGDRFCSYRTRFDGITDALEDLIANGDVPESVRETGISGFLFDLGVSSMQLDQPERGFAYSVDASLDMRMDPSTSLTAAEILNTYSHGDIARVLKTYGDERFAGKIASAVVREREKEPFTTSARLVELLYATIPAAARRTGGHPAKRTFQALRVEVNAELESLSQLIPEATRWLGIGGVGVFMSYQSLEDKIVKQALTKLCTSSTPPGLPMDLPGTEAEFEMITRGSEKATPEEIESNPRAAPVRVRAAQRVSAREQTTFPLHRSKDRA; the protein is encoded by the coding sequence ATGGAACAGCAGAAGGAGCAGCACAAGGAGCACGGACACACTCCCGTCATGCGCGACCGCATGGTCGAGTTGATTGGGCGTGGCATGAACGGTGCTGCGCCCGTCATCGTTGATGGCACACTCGGCGCAGGCGGTCACAGTGAAGCGTTCCTGGAGGCCTTCCCGGATGCGATCGTCGTGGGTCTGGACCGCGACCCCAACGCACTGGCTGAAGCGCAGGAGCGCCTGGCCCGATTCGGCGATCGATTCTGCAGCTACCGCACTCGCTTCGATGGCATTACCGACGCGCTCGAGGATCTCATCGCCAACGGCGACGTACCCGAGAGCGTGCGGGAGACCGGGATTTCGGGCTTCCTCTTCGACCTGGGTGTCTCCTCCATGCAGCTGGATCAGCCCGAGCGTGGGTTTGCCTACAGCGTCGATGCGTCGCTCGACATGCGAATGGATCCCAGCACGTCGCTGACCGCAGCAGAAATTCTCAACACGTACAGCCACGGCGATATCGCCCGGGTACTCAAGACCTACGGTGATGAGCGCTTCGCGGGCAAGATCGCCTCGGCCGTAGTACGTGAGCGGGAGAAAGAGCCGTTCACCACGTCCGCCCGGCTCGTGGAGCTGCTGTACGCCACCATCCCGGCGGCCGCCCGGCGCACCGGCGGTCACCCCGCCAAGCGCACCTTCCAGGCCCTGCGCGTGGAGGTGAACGCTGAGCTGGAGAGCCTTTCGCAGCTCATCCCCGAGGCGACCCGCTGGCTCGGGATCGGGGGAGTGGGAGTGTTCATGTCCTACCAGTCCCTCGAAGACAAGATCGTCAAGCAAGCGCTCACGAAGCTGTGCACGTCGAGCACCCCGCCCGGGCTGCCCATGGACCTGCCGGGCACCGAAGCGGAGTTCGAGATGATCACCCGCGGCAGCGAAAAAGCCACGCCGGAGGAGATCGAATCCAATCCGCGGGCCGCACCAGTCCGCGTGCGGGCAGCCCAACGAGTAAGCGCACGAGAGCAAACCACATTCCCACTACACCGTTCAAAGGATCGAGCATGA
- a CDS encoding peptidoglycan D,D-transpeptidase FtsI family protein: MILDTSSGRFNKRVRLILLVIFILVIALVLRLVWVQFVASSALSEQAQQQRTAVIVEPAKRGTITDRNGNDLAYTMDARSLSVHPNKLREFMQQRHDLYPDTVPEPDKRIDEIVDKLPEMIRGEGVDIKKEDLRKKLESNEPYVVLVRNVDPDVAQKVAEEFPEITSERQDLRQYPNGAVGENMIGKINTDNQGQFGLELSQDSRLQGINGSRTVDVAGDGYLIPGSTRDQHPAVNGENYKLTIDVDAQAYIQQVLQQTKDKTKAKSANAVVLDAHTGKIIAMGSSDTINPNGDIEKQLKAGKVFGDRNTTDVFEPGSVAKIMTASAAIQEGKTTPDEVLQVPGSINMAGVTVKDAWNHGVVPYTTTGIFGKSSNVGTLMLAQRVGEEKMYDYFRTFGIGQQPGSALPYETAGYLPELSQWSGGTFANLPIGQGMSTSLLQMTSIYQTLANDGVRIEPRLIDSITTPDGQTITPDAPKETRVVSPKTARTVVDMFRAVTQSDPSGVQQGTGAAAGIEGYQISGKTGTAQQTDPKTGAYSNSNYWITFAGIAPADNPRFVVGIMLDNPQSGGSAAPTFHEIASWLLDHYNVPLSGDPGPKLMLEAN; the protein is encoded by the coding sequence ATGATCCTGGATACCTCGTCTGGCCGATTCAACAAGCGCGTCCGCCTCATTCTCCTCGTTATCTTTATCCTGGTCATTGCCCTCGTCTTGCGATTGGTTTGGGTGCAGTTCGTCGCCAGCTCGGCGCTGTCGGAACAGGCTCAGCAGCAACGAACCGCGGTGATCGTGGAACCCGCCAAGCGCGGCACCATCACCGACCGCAACGGCAATGATCTTGCCTACACCATGGATGCCCGGTCGCTGTCCGTGCACCCCAACAAGCTGCGCGAATTCATGCAGCAGCGCCACGATCTCTACCCGGATACCGTTCCCGAACCTGACAAGCGGATCGATGAGATCGTCGACAAGCTTCCGGAGATGATCCGCGGCGAAGGTGTCGATATTAAGAAGGAAGATCTGCGCAAGAAGCTCGAATCCAACGAGCCCTACGTAGTTCTCGTTCGCAACGTGGATCCCGATGTGGCGCAGAAGGTTGCCGAAGAGTTCCCGGAAATCACTTCCGAGCGCCAAGACCTGCGCCAATACCCGAACGGTGCCGTGGGCGAGAACATGATCGGCAAGATCAACACGGATAACCAGGGCCAGTTCGGCCTTGAGCTCTCCCAGGACTCTCGCCTTCAAGGCATCAACGGTTCTCGCACCGTGGACGTGGCCGGCGATGGTTACCTCATCCCCGGTTCCACCCGCGACCAGCATCCTGCGGTCAACGGCGAGAACTACAAGCTGACCATCGACGTAGACGCGCAGGCCTATATCCAGCAGGTGCTGCAGCAGACCAAGGACAAGACCAAGGCCAAGTCCGCGAACGCCGTGGTGCTCGATGCCCACACGGGCAAGATCATCGCGATGGGCTCAAGCGACACGATCAACCCCAATGGTGACATCGAAAAGCAGCTCAAGGCCGGCAAGGTCTTCGGCGATCGCAATACCACCGATGTGTTCGAGCCGGGTTCGGTCGCCAAGATCATGACTGCCTCCGCCGCGATCCAGGAGGGCAAGACCACCCCGGACGAGGTCCTCCAGGTCCCGGGCAGCATCAACATGGCCGGTGTCACCGTCAAGGACGCCTGGAATCACGGCGTGGTTCCGTACACGACCACGGGTATCTTCGGTAAGTCCTCCAACGTCGGCACCCTCATGTTGGCTCAGCGGGTTGGCGAGGAGAAGATGTACGACTACTTCCGCACGTTCGGCATCGGCCAGCAGCCCGGCTCCGCCCTGCCGTACGAAACGGCCGGCTACCTGCCCGAACTATCTCAGTGGTCGGGCGGTACCTTCGCCAACCTCCCGATCGGCCAGGGCATGTCCACGAGCCTGCTGCAGATGACGAGCATCTACCAGACCCTCGCCAACGATGGTGTGCGCATCGAACCGCGCCTCATCGATAGCATCACCACCCCGGACGGCCAGACGATCACCCCGGATGCGCCGAAGGAAACCCGCGTGGTGTCTCCCAAGACGGCCCGCACGGTCGTCGACATGTTCCGCGCCGTCACCCAGTCGGACCCCAGCGGCGTGCAGCAGGGAACCGGCGCCGCCGCGGGCATCGAGGGTTATCAGATCTCCGGCAAGACTGGTACCGCTCAGCAAACCGATCCGAAGACCGGCGCGTACTCCAACTCGAATTACTGGATCACGTTCGCGGGCATCGCCCCGGCTGATAACCCGCGCTTCGTGGTGGGCATAATGTTGGATAATCCCCAAAGCGGTGGGTCGGCCGCCCCGACGTTCCACGAGATCGCGTCGTGGCTGCTCGACCACTACAACGTGCCGCTGTCCGGCGACCCCGGGCCCAAGTTGATGCTGGAGGCGAACTAG